CCCGGCGCACCTCGGCCTTGCGGCCAGCGCGCAGCGCCTCGATCGGCGAGGTGCCGAGGCTGTCTTCCTCGGACAGCAGCCAGTCGACGGCCTCCTCGTGGCCGAAGCCGTCGTCGCCGAGCAGGATGAGCGTCCCGCGCAGCTCGCGCAGCGGCTCCCCGTCGCGGAGGAAGACGGCGGGGACCTTCAGGACGCCGTCGATACGCTTGGCGCCGAGATGGTTGTCTTCGATGAGCCGGCGTACTCGGCTGACGCCGACCCCCAGCTGCTCGACGAGA
This genomic window from Leifsonia xyli subsp. cynodontis DSM 46306 contains:
- a CDS encoding Rv2175c family DNA-binding protein, producing MNEQAQAIEWLTVPDLVEQLGVGVSRVRRLIEDNHLGAKRIDGVLKVPAVFLRDGEPLRELRGTLILLGDDGFGHEEAVDWLLSEEDSLGTSPIEALRAGRKAEVRRVAQALA